In one window of Gossypium hirsutum isolate 1008001.06 chromosome A01, Gossypium_hirsutum_v2.1, whole genome shotgun sequence DNA:
- the LOC107905371 gene encoding zinc-regulated protein 8 codes for MMGRKHLHELLQEDQEPFVLKKYIADRRCELKKPSPKTLLQIKKRKPITQTSSFPSNFCKNACFFSTKTTTDFTKSPLFEFPSPVKRSPCKSPNAIFLHIPARTAALLLEAALRIQKQSKTKNNGGSSGLFGSILKRITHRNKSRNSEISNVEGAEVSVKDILRWDSSVGKNNQSGRPSSSAVWSETNEEKSMDLDLDTSCSCSQSEDFEEIFVAKDGLRSNAAFGSCDEHFCESPFHFVLQKGPSFTHRTPLFSSPTTSPSRRQKEDKENYQVENFKKLQVEEEEEEQCSPVSVLDPPFEDDDDRHVNDDNDDDNDDEKDGFDLECSYANVQRAKQQLLHKLRRFEKLAELDPIELEKRMLEDDDDDNEEEEVENESVYSDSEINIDVIIQQVLKSSFQNPKRVPDCMKRLVSDLITEEEAEAKADSDLETVAKRVCKRIESWKDVESNTIDMMVDQDFKRLEVDGWKRNEEQIKEIGSQLEYAIFGLLMEELSEELVSLNGIS; via the exons ATGATGGGTCGAAAGCATTTACATGAGTTGCTTCAAGAGGATCAAGAACCGTTTGTTTTGAAGAAATACATTGCTGACAGACGTTGTGAACTGAAGAAACCGTCCCCGAAAACTCTCTTACAGATCAAAAAACGAAAACCCATCACTCAAACCTCGAGTTTCCCTTCGAATTTCTGCAAAAATGCTTGCTTTTTCTCGACGAAAACAACAACGGACTTTACCAAGTCTCCATTGTTTGAATTCCCATCGCCTGTTAAAAGAAGTCCATGTAAAAGCCCCAATGCTATTTTTCTTCACATCCCAGCAAGAACAGCTGCTCTTCTTCTTGAAGCTGCTTTAAGGATTCAAAAGCAATCGAAAACTAAAAACAATGGTGGTTCTTCCGGGTTATTCGGTTCGATTTTGAAGAGGATAACTCATCGTAACAAAAGTCGGAATAGTGAAATAAGTAACGTTGAAGGAGCTGAAGTGTCGGTGAAAGATATTCTAAGGTGGGATTCGAGTGTTGGTAAAAATAATCAAAGTGGTCGGCCGAGTAGCAGTGCCGTTTGGTCGGAAACTAATGAAGAAAAATCGATGGATTTGGATTTGGATACTTCTTGTAGCTGCAGCCAATCCGAGGATTTCGAAGAGATTTTCGTTGCTAAAGATGGTTTACGAAGTAACGCGGCTTTTGGTTCTTGTGATGAACATTTTTGTGAAAGCCCTTTCCATTTCGTGCTTCAAAAAGGCCCTTCTTTTACTCATCGGACACCACTCTTCTCTTCACCGACGACTTCCCCAAGTCGACGCCAAAAAGAG GACAAGGAAAATTACCAAGTtgagaactttaaaaaattacaagtagaagaagaagaggaagaacaATGCAGCCCTGTTTCGGTTTTGGACCCTCCATTCGAGGATGACGATGATCGACACGTCAATGACGATAACGACGATGACAACGATGATGAGAAGGATGGTTTTGATCTCGAATGCAGCTATGCAAATGTACAaa GAGCAAAGCAGCAACTATTGCACAAACTTCGGAGATTCGAGAAACTTGCCGAATTAGATCCGATTGAACTCGAGAAACGAATGttagaagatgatgatgatgataatgaagaaGAGGAAGTGGAGAACGAATCGGTTTATTCAGATAGTGAAATTAACATAGATGTCATTATTCAACAAGTGCTTAAATCAAGCTTCCAAAATCCAAAACGTGTCCCTGACTGTATGAAAAGGTTAGTGTCTGATCTCATCACGGAGGAAGAGGCCGAGGCCAAGGCCGACAGCGATCTAGAAACGGTAGCTAAAAGGGTTTGTAAAAGGATAGAATCATGGAAAGATGTAGAATCAAACACAATTGACATGATGGTGGATCAAGATTTCAAAAGATTAGAGGTTGATGGGTGGAAAAGAAATGAAGAACAAATTAAAGAAATTGGATCACAACTTGAATATGCAATCTTTGGGTTGTTGATGGAAGAATTATCGGAAGAACTTGTTTCTTTAAATGGGATTTCATGA